Within the Pseudanabaena sp. BC1403 genome, the region TCAATCAAACCCGTGACTTGTCCATTAATATTCGGATTAGTCAAAATCAGAGAGACTTAATTGATCGGGCGGCGACATTACAAGGTAAAAGTCGCTCAGAATTCATGCTGGAATCTGCCCACCAAAAAGCACAAGATGTTTTACTCGATCGCTGTTTGTTTGATGTCGATGCAGAGCGATTTCAGCAGTTCATGGATCGCTTAGATGCTCCTATCATACCTAACGATAATCTGCGCCAACTATTAACGACAAAGGCTCCTTGGGATTAATGGCTAATCAAGGTATTAACCGACCCGAAAAACTTAATCCTTCTCATCAAGTCGATCAATTTGATTGTGGAAATCTTCAACTAAATAATTGGTTAAAGTATCGTGCCTTCAAGAATGAAATACAAGGTGCTTCGCGAACCTATGTAGTTACTGTTGAGAATGTGGTTGTGGCTTATTACTGTTTAGCAAATGGTGCGATCGCACAGACGCTCTCCACAGGCAAAGTCAAGCGAAATATGCCTGATCCCATTCCTGTGATGATTATTGGGCGTTTAGCAGTCGATCAAAATTGGCAGGGTAAGAGAATTGGCAAAGCCTTGCTAAGGGATGCGATACT harbors:
- a CDS encoding GNAT family N-acetyltransferase — translated: MANQGINRPEKLNPSHQVDQFDCGNLQLNNWLKYRAFKNEIQGASRTYVVTVENVVVAYYCLANGAIAQTLSTGKVKRNMPDPIPVMIIGRLAVDQNWQGKRIGKALLRDAILRTLQASEIAGIRAILVEAISDEAKQFYEKCGFTVAPIAPMTLMITINDAILSLT
- a CDS encoding DUF1778 domain-containing protein translates to MPKPSQSQTTKIKDKVLNQTRDLSINIRISQNQRDLIDRAATLQGKSRSEFMLESAHQKAQDVLLDRCLFDVDAERFQQFMDRLDAPIIPNDNLRQLLTTKAPWD